A single region of the Photobacterium sanguinicancri genome encodes:
- a CDS encoding phospholipase D family protein: protein MHASLPRYFLIKFLLLCYVALLSGCAQTTLSDPKAISYAIAAHPSSKLARYIAPELQEHPNQTGFYPLANGKDAFIARLAIIQSAEHSIDAQYYIFRDDLTSTVISMYLYQAAERGVRVRLLLDDMQSRNDEDMANIAAHPNIEVRLFNPFKQRNVRSIGLVSDFDRLNRRMHNKSLTVDGIFSIAGGRNIGDEYFSADSSVEFGDFDLLMVGDIVSPIATQFDVYWNNDAAIPIEHLQGQGNKIPHDELAQWYSEQHQNIATSEYFYTLASLPIIEKLKTQKIPFYWGDAELYYDLPSKLSAPSQENPLLHQISELLDHTKQELLLISPYFVPTKAGAEALAKASRDGMEITIITNSLASNDVFAVHGWYAKRRQLLLESGVHIYETQVNPYISQKHSWIGSSRTSLHAKTYILDREQLFVGSFNFDPRSAQYNTEMGVVVHSPLFIKKIYQKLDGSLNKNTYRLILDENNNIVWVDERTQKRYTSEPDASLMLRMGAWFSGMLPIENLL, encoded by the coding sequence ATGCACGCTTCATTACCCCGATATTTTCTGATTAAGTTCCTATTACTTTGTTATGTGGCCCTTCTTTCAGGGTGCGCACAAACGACACTCTCCGATCCTAAAGCCATTAGCTACGCCATTGCGGCACACCCGAGCTCTAAACTTGCACGATACATCGCCCCTGAACTACAAGAACACCCGAATCAAACGGGGTTTTACCCTCTTGCCAATGGAAAAGATGCCTTTATTGCTCGCTTAGCGATAATTCAAAGTGCCGAGCATTCTATCGATGCCCAGTACTATATTTTTCGAGACGACTTAACCAGTACGGTTATCTCTATGTACCTCTACCAAGCTGCTGAACGTGGTGTTCGTGTTCGGTTACTCTTAGATGATATGCAAAGCAGAAATGACGAAGACATGGCAAACATTGCGGCTCACCCCAATATAGAAGTCAGGTTATTTAACCCTTTCAAGCAGCGTAATGTTCGATCTATCGGCCTAGTAAGTGACTTTGACCGACTCAACCGCCGCATGCACAATAAATCACTCACCGTTGATGGTATTTTTTCGATTGCTGGTGGGCGCAATATTGGCGACGAATACTTCTCGGCTGATAGTTCTGTAGAATTTGGTGATTTCGATTTGCTGATGGTCGGCGATATTGTCTCTCCCATTGCAACGCAGTTTGACGTGTATTGGAACAATGACGCCGCGATCCCGATTGAGCACCTGCAAGGTCAAGGCAACAAAATCCCTCATGATGAATTAGCGCAATGGTATAGCGAGCAACACCAAAACATTGCCACATCAGAGTATTTCTATACCCTTGCTAGCTTGCCTATTATTGAGAAATTAAAAACTCAAAAAATCCCTTTCTACTGGGGCGATGCTGAACTGTATTACGATTTACCATCCAAGCTATCAGCGCCGAGTCAAGAAAACCCATTGCTCCACCAAATTTCTGAACTGCTCGATCATACCAAACAAGAACTACTGCTGATTTCGCCTTACTTTGTACCAACCAAAGCAGGCGCAGAAGCACTGGCAAAAGCCTCTCGTGATGGTATGGAAATCACCATCATCACCAATTCATTGGCCTCTAATGATGTGTTCGCGGTTCATGGTTGGTATGCCAAACGCCGCCAATTGCTATTAGAAAGCGGTGTTCATATTTACGAAACCCAAGTTAATCCATACATCAGCCAAAAGCATTCTTGGATTGGCAGTTCACGTACGAGCTTACATGCTAAAACCTATATTCTTGATCGTGAGCAACTGTTCGTCGGCTCTTTCAACTTCGACCCACGTTCAGCGCAATACAATACTGAAATGGGCGTTGTTGTTCATTCGCCCCTCTTTATAAAAAAGATTTATCAGAAGCTAGATGGCTCATTAAATAAAAATACTTACAGACTGATTCTTGACGAAAATAACAACATCGTTTGGGTCGATGAACGTACTCAGAAGCGCTATACCAGCGAGCCTGATGCAAGCTTAATGTTACGTATGGGCGCTTGGTTTTCGGGCATGCTCCCGATTGAAAACCTACTTTAA
- the hppD gene encoding 4-hydroxyphenylpyruvate dioxygenase: protein MEREYVNPLGTDGFEFVEYTAPTSEGIIELKHLFSLMGFAEIAKHKHKMVWLFRQGDINFIINGEQQSQAAGFAGVHGASVNAMAFRVNDSAQALAYAVEKGATPCAAQAGPMELNIPAIYGIGESLIYLVDRYGDQDIYGIDFDFYPDYLMRLADADAGLQVIDHLTHNVKQGNMNLWASFYEKIANFREIRHFDIKGKLTGLVSRAMTAPCGKIRIPINESSDDKSQIAEYLEQYNGEGIQHIALSTPDIYATVTQLKAGGLAFMNTPATYFEGINTRVVGHEEDVAKLQSLNILIDGDESGILLQIFTDTVIGPVFFEIIQRKGNEGFGEGNFQALFESIELDQIRRGVLDKP from the coding sequence ATGGAAAGGGAATATGTGAATCCGCTTGGTACCGATGGATTTGAGTTTGTGGAATATACTGCGCCAACCTCAGAGGGGATAATAGAGCTTAAACACCTTTTTAGCTTGATGGGCTTTGCGGAAATTGCGAAACATAAACACAAAATGGTGTGGTTGTTTCGTCAGGGTGATATCAATTTTATTATCAATGGTGAACAGCAATCACAGGCCGCAGGTTTTGCTGGTGTGCATGGTGCGAGTGTTAATGCGATGGCCTTTCGGGTTAATGATTCGGCTCAAGCGTTAGCGTACGCCGTTGAAAAAGGTGCAACCCCCTGCGCGGCTCAAGCGGGACCGATGGAACTGAATATTCCCGCTATTTACGGTATTGGCGAGTCGCTGATTTATTTGGTAGATCGCTATGGTGATCAAGACATTTATGGCATTGATTTCGATTTCTACCCTGACTACCTTATGCGTTTAGCTGATGCAGATGCCGGTCTCCAGGTGATTGATCACCTTACCCACAATGTGAAACAAGGGAATATGAATTTGTGGGCGAGTTTTTACGAGAAAATTGCTAACTTTCGTGAAATTCGCCACTTCGATATTAAAGGGAAATTGACAGGGCTAGTGTCACGCGCCATGACAGCGCCGTGTGGGAAAATTCGTATTCCAATTAATGAATCAAGTGATGATAAATCGCAAATTGCAGAATACTTAGAGCAATACAACGGCGAGGGAATTCAGCACATAGCCCTTAGCACGCCAGATATTTATGCGACGGTAACGCAGCTAAAGGCTGGTGGGTTAGCTTTTATGAACACACCAGCGACTTACTTTGAAGGCATTAATACGCGTGTTGTTGGTCATGAAGAAGATGTCGCTAAGCTGCAATCGCTGAATATCTTGATTGACGGTGACGAAAGCGGCATTTTATTGCAAATTTTCACCGATACCGTTATTGGGCCTGTGTTCTTTGAAATTATCCAACGCAAGGGTAACGAGGGCTTTGGTGAAGGGAATTTTCAAGCTTTATTTGAATCGATAGAACTAGACCAAATTCGACGAGGGGTATTGGATAAGCCTTAG
- a CDS encoding CHAD domain-containing protein → MTVTTRDTLKLPVRKARKAALIADAPIPPLFQQFILKEFQHARLHEKGIIRDDNLEFLHQYRVSLRRTRSLMKQLKYLCPKKHYPTLNIHFKTLMAHTNQLRDLDVYLQKMDDYFDCLDHIHHQGLARFFDDLQDARKGSYKTLKRWLKSDEYQQQNQRIEKQLTSKWYSGFQADNASPSLKQISCKEAAKQAITASYQEIRQYCDAINNDSDDSQIHQLRIACKQLRYCLEYFSPLLKRNALTVELTLLKTLQDNLGDFNDASVQLQFLLSYRANKKPSSHRYRAISELINITEHQHDKSRKRIIKQLSAFNLALEQKTPLFR, encoded by the coding sequence ATGACTGTAACAACCCGAGACACACTAAAGTTACCAGTAAGAAAAGCACGCAAAGCTGCCCTCATCGCCGATGCGCCGATACCTCCTTTGTTTCAACAATTTATTTTGAAAGAGTTTCAACACGCACGACTGCACGAAAAAGGGATCATTCGAGATGATAATTTAGAATTCCTACACCAATACCGCGTGTCGTTACGCCGTACTCGCAGTTTAATGAAGCAACTAAAATACCTCTGCCCTAAAAAGCATTACCCTACACTGAACATACACTTCAAAACGCTGATGGCTCACACTAATCAATTGAGAGATTTAGATGTTTATCTGCAGAAAATGGACGATTATTTTGATTGCCTAGATCATATTCATCACCAAGGGCTAGCCCGTTTTTTTGATGATCTTCAAGATGCACGAAAAGGCAGTTATAAAACCCTCAAACGCTGGCTAAAAAGCGACGAATACCAACAGCAGAATCAACGAATTGAAAAACAATTAACAAGCAAGTGGTATTCAGGTTTTCAAGCAGATAATGCCTCACCTTCCCTTAAACAGATCAGTTGCAAAGAAGCCGCCAAGCAAGCGATAACCGCCAGCTACCAAGAAATTAGACAATACTGCGACGCAATCAATAACGACAGTGACGATAGCCAAATACACCAACTACGCATTGCCTGTAAGCAACTACGCTACTGCCTAGAGTATTTTTCTCCGCTCTTAAAACGAAATGCACTTACCGTAGAGTTAACCTTACTAAAAACACTGCAAGATAATTTAGGCGACTTTAATGATGCTTCTGTTCAACTCCAATTTTTACTGAGTTATCGGGCAAATAAAAAGCCCAGCAGCCATCGCTACCGAGCTATTTCAGAACTCATTAACATCACAGAGCACCAACATGACAAAAGCCGTAAACGTATTATTAAACAACTTTCAGCATTTAATCTGGCATTAGAACAAAAAACGCCGTTATTTCGCTAA
- a CDS encoding glutathione peroxidase, which yields MTTFYDLSAQNIRGEDIAMADFTGKVVLVVNTASECGFTPQYQGLQDLYAKFQDKGLVILGFPCNQFGGQEPGENDTIEQACQINYGVEFPMFAKVDVNGANSHPVFQYLAKALPGTFGSKVKWNFTKFLIGRNGKPMKRYAPTKKPASMEADIVRALAK from the coding sequence ATGACAACGTTTTATGATTTATCAGCCCAGAACATTCGCGGTGAAGATATTGCGATGGCCGATTTCACCGGTAAGGTTGTACTGGTAGTGAATACTGCAAGTGAATGTGGCTTTACGCCGCAATATCAAGGCTTACAGGATTTGTATGCCAAGTTTCAGGATAAAGGATTGGTGATTCTTGGTTTTCCGTGTAATCAATTTGGCGGGCAAGAACCTGGTGAAAATGACACGATTGAACAGGCATGCCAAATCAATTATGGCGTTGAATTCCCTATGTTCGCTAAGGTTGATGTTAATGGCGCAAATAGCCACCCTGTATTCCAGTATTTAGCAAAAGCACTACCGGGAACATTTGGGAGTAAGGTTAAATGGAACTTCACAAAATTCCTGATCGGTCGTAATGGGAAACCAATGAAGCGTTACGCGCCGACCAAAAAACCAGCCTCGATGGAAGCGGATATTGTCCGTGCATTAGCGAAATAA
- a CDS encoding CatB-related O-acetyltransferase, whose product MASTIFPTWLSGHEIHHHLTNPNIQVGEYSYYSGYYHEKHFEDQCVRYLMGDKPSREAWESGMFPDLDKLIIGKFCSIASGVTLMLAGNQGHRHDWVSAFPFDYKVFGDKVKSGFERAGDTLIGNDVWLGTECVIMPGVNIGNGAVIGARAVVTKDVEPYSVVVGNPGQAVKKRFSDNEITMLLDMCWWDWPLERLQENMDLMCSRDITALYERYLGWNEQR is encoded by the coding sequence ATGGCATCTACCATCTTCCCAACGTGGTTAAGTGGGCATGAGATCCACCACCATTTGACGAACCCTAATATTCAGGTGGGTGAATACAGTTATTACTCCGGTTATTACCATGAAAAGCACTTTGAAGATCAATGTGTTCGTTATCTTATGGGTGATAAGCCCAGCAGAGAGGCGTGGGAATCGGGTATGTTCCCTGATCTTGATAAACTCATTATCGGAAAGTTTTGCTCTATCGCGTCGGGAGTAACCTTGATGCTGGCGGGTAATCAAGGGCATCGTCATGACTGGGTATCGGCTTTTCCTTTTGATTACAAAGTGTTTGGCGATAAAGTGAAATCTGGCTTTGAGCGAGCAGGTGATACGCTAATCGGCAACGATGTCTGGCTAGGCACAGAATGTGTGATTATGCCGGGAGTGAACATCGGCAATGGTGCGGTTATTGGTGCACGCGCAGTGGTGACAAAAGATGTAGAACCTTACTCAGTCGTGGTTGGCAATCCTGGCCAAGCGGTTAAAAAACGCTTTAGCGACAATGAAATAACGATGTTACTTGATATGTGCTGGTGGGATTGGCCACTAGAACGGCTACAAGAGAATATGGACCTTATGTGTAGTCGCGACATTACGGCTTTATATGAACGCTATCTTGGGTGGAATGAACAGCGTTAG
- a CDS encoding HAD-IA family hydrolase gives MEKSKDIQCIIFDCDGTLVDSEKLSQQAITETFAQFGVTLDATSYWQHFKGGKMSDILAETCSRVGLQARVDDLEPVYRKACERVFLQGIEPIAGVPELLDTLEAQGYEMCIASNAPIEKVKHTLKLTGLDHYFTGKIFSGFDANSWKPEPDVIHYAAMLMGVPLDKCIFIDDTVRGVEAGINAHVQTFHLLSTPDGQRIDHPNVIPLTNMTELLNYISQSKQEKKQETCPV, from the coding sequence ATGGAAAAATCAAAAGACATTCAGTGCATCATTTTTGACTGTGATGGCACTTTGGTCGATAGCGAAAAACTCAGTCAACAAGCGATTACTGAAACCTTTGCTCAGTTTGGGGTCACTCTAGATGCCACGAGTTATTGGCAGCATTTCAAAGGTGGGAAAATGTCCGACATCCTCGCTGAGACGTGCTCTCGTGTGGGGCTACAAGCGCGTGTAGACGATCTCGAACCGGTATACCGTAAAGCGTGCGAGCGCGTATTCCTACAAGGAATAGAACCAATAGCAGGCGTACCTGAGCTGCTTGATACGTTAGAAGCCCAAGGGTATGAAATGTGTATTGCATCAAATGCGCCTATTGAGAAGGTCAAACACACACTAAAACTAACAGGGTTAGATCACTACTTTACAGGCAAGATCTTTAGTGGGTTTGATGCCAATAGTTGGAAACCTGAACCTGATGTTATCCATTACGCAGCGATGTTGATGGGAGTACCGTTAGACAAATGCATCTTCATTGATGATACCGTTCGTGGGGTTGAAGCTGGCATCAATGCACATGTCCAAACATTCCATCTTTTGTCTACGCCAGATGGGCAAAGAATCGATCATCCAAACGTCATTCCACTTACTAACATGACGGAATTGCTCAACTATATTTCCCAATCTAAACAAGAAAAAAAACAAGAAACATGCCCAGTATAG
- a CDS encoding tetratricopeptide repeat protein — translation MFSWDQLSTISIGIGGLTVPLAWFVHRYFKAAGRKEQESRDQVLKAEKYQLVLEKAKAAEHEEKIFKAQTGHIPSLLSLAKETEMNNIPVAVRWYQKAADLGNEIAQHSLARLCKLDEEDPNGEARSLYWESFIKAKRRNQEALFELGRYQIRGYGTDINIEAGVDNIQIAATMNYVPAQLFLGDWFVSEMNPNNIPREAFRWRLRAAINHDVKAFVKLAYCYQSGLGIAKDKGCAVYWLERAAEQGNTEAQYLAAKMHLGSTANDAAIAYIWLSLAYAGGIKEAKKARDEVVQVVGITSILEVQRLTKTIYRRISELMVPEHAVIHLIDKVYSREGYRPNAEQLAHLASDDMLIDSEEFFFAEGSASSRNSENHSVPAEYTPQPYYDGQRGETEQSSFLPDVALAASGDSVEAGNESPHAAGSQQYQAMNWSSSWDSLNNDIEKSTSVAVTHTPS, via the coding sequence TTGTTTTCATGGGATCAACTTTCCACTATTTCCATTGGTATTGGTGGCTTAACAGTACCGCTTGCTTGGTTTGTACACCGCTATTTTAAAGCGGCGGGACGAAAAGAGCAGGAAAGTCGTGATCAAGTGCTGAAAGCTGAAAAGTACCAATTGGTGCTAGAAAAAGCCAAAGCGGCTGAACATGAAGAAAAAATATTTAAAGCACAAACAGGTCATATTCCCAGTTTGCTCTCATTAGCGAAAGAAACAGAAATGAATAACATTCCTGTGGCTGTTCGTTGGTACCAAAAAGCCGCTGATTTAGGTAATGAGATTGCTCAGCACTCATTGGCTCGATTATGTAAGTTAGATGAAGAAGACCCAAATGGCGAGGCTCGCTCCCTGTATTGGGAATCTTTCATCAAAGCTAAGCGCCGTAATCAAGAAGCACTATTTGAGCTAGGGCGTTACCAAATTCGAGGCTACGGCACAGATATAAATATCGAAGCCGGAGTAGATAACATCCAAATTGCCGCAACGATGAATTATGTCCCTGCACAGCTGTTTTTGGGGGACTGGTTTGTGTCTGAGATGAACCCTAATAACATCCCTCGTGAAGCCTTTCGTTGGCGTTTGCGTGCCGCAATTAACCATGATGTTAAAGCGTTTGTTAAATTAGCTTATTGCTATCAGAGTGGCCTTGGGATCGCGAAAGATAAAGGGTGTGCGGTTTATTGGCTTGAGCGAGCGGCTGAACAAGGGAATACGGAAGCGCAATATCTTGCCGCCAAAATGCACCTTGGATCGACGGCTAATGATGCTGCGATTGCTTATATTTGGTTATCTCTTGCCTATGCTGGTGGCATTAAAGAAGCAAAGAAAGCACGTGATGAAGTGGTTCAGGTTGTCGGGATCACCTCGATTCTTGAAGTACAACGTCTAACGAAGACAATTTATCGACGTATATCTGAATTAATGGTACCAGAACACGCCGTTATTCACTTGATCGATAAAGTCTATTCTCGTGAAGGGTATCGTCCAAATGCCGAACAATTAGCACATTTGGCGTCGGATGATATGCTGATTGATAGTGAAGAGTTCTTTTTTGCGGAAGGTTCAGCATCGAGCCGTAATTCAGAAAATCACTCAGTACCAGCGGAATATACACCTCAGCCGTATTATGATGGCCAGCGAGGTGAAACTGAGCAAAGTTCATTTTTACCAGACGTTGCATTAGCTGCCTCTGGTGATAGTGTGGAGGCTGGAAATGAATCTCCTCATGCTGCTGGATCACAGCAATATCAAGCAATGAATTGGTCTTCATCGTGGGACTCACTTAATAACGACATTGAGAAAAGCACCTCAGTAGCTGTTACCCATACGCCTTCTTAG
- the putP gene encoding sodium/proline symporter PutP, translating to MIENSFAITGTFIIYLIAMMAIGYIAYKRTSNSADYFLGGRTLGPWPAALSAGASDMSGWLLLGLPGYAYAAGIESLWLAGGLLLGTWLNWLICAKRLRTYSITTDNALTLPEFLARRFDDKSKLIQTISAFFILLFFLFYTSSGLVAGGKLFETVFGLDYTIAVIVGTVCVVSYTLFGGFLAVSWTDLVQGLLMSAALLIVPIAAMSGGVGDLTAALELKNPELMTLFNDVKGEPLSAIAIISLAAWGLGYFGQPHILARFKATRSNADITTARRIAVIWTALSMVGAVLVGLVGILYVDNQLAGELADGEKIFMLLVNSMFHPVVAGILLAAILAAIMSTADSQLLVSSSALAEDFYKQVFRPEASQDEIVTVGRAAVIILSIVALVLAMNPESSVLGLVSYAWAGFGAAFGPALLLSLYWKGMNRNGALAGIVIGAMTVVIWKQLNGGIFDLYEIVPGFILATISIIAVSSMTGNAPANVETQFEQYEKNLVEFD from the coding sequence ATGATAGAAAACAGCTTTGCGATAACAGGTACGTTTATTATTTACCTGATCGCTATGATGGCCATTGGCTATATTGCCTATAAGCGAACATCAAATTCAGCCGATTACTTCTTGGGGGGGCGTACACTTGGGCCTTGGCCTGCGGCTTTATCTGCAGGCGCATCAGATATGAGTGGCTGGTTGTTATTAGGCTTGCCTGGTTACGCCTATGCTGCAGGTATCGAGTCATTGTGGCTTGCTGGCGGCTTATTACTGGGTACGTGGCTGAATTGGCTAATTTGTGCAAAGCGCTTACGTACGTACAGTATTACTACTGATAATGCATTGACGTTACCTGAGTTTTTAGCTCGCCGTTTTGATGATAAATCTAAGTTAATCCAAACCATATCAGCATTTTTCATTTTGCTATTCTTCCTTTTCTACACAAGTTCAGGTTTGGTTGCTGGCGGCAAACTTTTTGAAACGGTATTTGGTCTTGATTACACCATTGCTGTCATTGTCGGTACTGTTTGCGTGGTCTCTTACACCTTATTTGGTGGTTTCCTTGCGGTATCGTGGACTGATTTAGTCCAAGGCTTATTAATGTCAGCGGCACTGTTAATCGTCCCTATTGCAGCGATGAGCGGTGGTGTGGGTGATTTAACTGCAGCGCTAGAGCTGAAAAACCCAGAACTAATGACACTGTTTAACGATGTTAAAGGTGAGCCGTTATCTGCCATTGCAATCATTTCATTGGCTGCGTGGGGCTTGGGTTACTTTGGTCAACCGCATATCCTGGCGCGCTTTAAAGCGACACGCTCAAATGCAGATATTACAACGGCGCGTCGTATCGCGGTGATTTGGACAGCGCTTTCAATGGTTGGGGCTGTTTTGGTTGGCTTGGTAGGTATCTTGTACGTCGATAACCAATTGGCGGGTGAATTAGCTGATGGCGAGAAAATATTTATGCTATTGGTTAACTCTATGTTCCACCCTGTTGTTGCCGGTATTTTACTCGCTGCAATTCTGGCGGCGATCATGAGTACGGCAGATTCACAACTACTGGTGTCTTCTTCTGCGCTGGCGGAAGATTTCTATAAGCAAGTATTCCGTCCAGAAGCTTCTCAAGATGAAATTGTAACTGTAGGGCGTGCTGCTGTTATTATCCTGTCGATTGTGGCATTGGTATTAGCAATGAACCCTGAAAGCTCGGTACTTGGCTTAGTATCGTATGCATGGGCTGGTTTTGGTGCCGCATTCGGACCTGCTCTTCTGCTAAGTCTTTACTGGAAAGGGATGAACCGCAACGGTGCGTTGGCGGGGATTGTTATTGGCGCAATGACTGTTGTGATTTGGAAGCAGCTCAATGGTGGCATCTTCGATTTGTACGAAATTGTCCCTGGGTTTATTCTGGCAACGATCTCGATCATTGCTGTGAGTTCAATGACGGGTAATGCCCCTGCGAATGTTGAAACGCAGTTTGAGCAATACGAGAAAAACTTGGTTGAATTCGACTAG
- a CDS encoding aldehyde dehydrogenase family protein, translated as MNTQIKTLVSNGLVAWENWNALGYEQRTRILTVWANSLDEDCKKMVTFQCFNAQEHLGETLLMPGPTGETNELYSAGRGTIAVTADDDTSAVAIVGQLTAALVNGNCVILCLSANSTIQAGNIINQLTLAGCPLHVVQTVEHEQLTALITNASIFGVAFAGQAAIAQRLARQLAERDGLLAQLIAETDCIKLPVIGSPTYSMRFITERTRTINITAVGGNATLLELGSGEEH; from the coding sequence ATGAATACACAAATTAAAACGCTGGTAAGCAATGGCTTAGTCGCATGGGAAAATTGGAATGCACTTGGCTATGAACAACGCACTCGTATTTTGACTGTTTGGGCGAATAGCCTTGATGAAGATTGCAAAAAAATGGTGACTTTTCAGTGTTTCAATGCCCAAGAACACCTTGGTGAAACCTTGCTCATGCCGGGCCCTACGGGCGAAACCAATGAATTATATAGCGCAGGTCGAGGCACTATTGCGGTTACCGCTGACGACGACACCTCTGCTGTTGCCATTGTAGGGCAACTAACAGCAGCGCTAGTGAATGGCAACTGTGTGATTTTATGTTTGTCGGCTAATTCAACGATACAAGCGGGCAATATTATTAATCAACTGACGCTTGCCGGATGTCCATTGCATGTTGTACAGACGGTGGAGCATGAACAGCTAACAGCACTAATTACAAATGCCTCGATTTTTGGTGTGGCGTTTGCGGGCCAGGCGGCTATCGCTCAGCGACTAGCACGTCAACTGGCAGAACGTGATGGTTTACTGGCTCAGCTTATAGCTGAAACCGATTGTATCAAGCTACCTGTAATTGGCAGCCCAACGTATTCGATGCGCTTTATTACTGAGCGTACTCGTACCATCAACATCACTGCTGTCGGCGGGAACGCAACCTTGCTTGAACTCGGCAGTGGGGAAGAACATTAA